In Zingiber officinale cultivar Zhangliang chromosome 3B, Zo_v1.1, whole genome shotgun sequence, a single window of DNA contains:
- the LOC122054745 gene encoding U4/U6 small nuclear ribonucleoprotein Prp31 homolog produces the protein MAVAETGRAEKRTSSCEKEENCSGVCEEENCSIVKEKKESRADMRGAGEKRRKSAIIGSVVAAKLMGIAGGLSELAKMPACNVQLLGAKKKALAGFSTATSQFRVGYLEQAEIFQSTPPLRTHACWLLASKSTLAARVDSTRGDPTGKAGRNLRDEILKKIEKWQEPPPAK, from the exons ATGGCGGTGGCAGAGACGGGGCGTGCAGAAAAGAGAACTTCGTCGTGCGAAAAAGAGGAGAACTGCAGCGGCGTGTGCGAAGAGGAGAACTGCAGCATTGTCAAAGAGAAGAAGGAAAGTCGTGCGGACATGAGAGGAGCAGGCGAAAAGAGGAGAAAGAGCG CAATTATTGGAAGTGTAGTTGCAGCTAAACTTATGGGCATTGCTGGTGGTTTGTCTGAATTAGCAAAAATGCCTGCTTGTAATGTTCAGCTTCTTGGGGCAAAGAAAAAGGCACTTGCTGGATTTTCCACTGCAACCTCTCAATTCCGTGTAGGTTATCTTGAGCAAGCTGAGATTTTCCAAAGCACCCCTCCTCTTAGAACTCATGCTTGCTGGCTATTGGCATCAAAATCAACTCTAGCTGCAAGGGTAGATTCTACTAGAGGGGATCCAACAGGAAAGGCTGGAAGAAACTTGCGAGATGAAATCCTtaaaaagattgaaaaatggcAGGAACCACCCCCTGCTAAGTAA